In Acidobacteriota bacterium, the sequence CAGACACGATAATAAAAGAGCCTTCCTATAATATTTCCGGTTATTTTGAGTGTCAAGAATATATTGAAACTTTTTCAACTTTTCCGCACAGAACTTGAATCACATTTTAATTACGCCGGTTAAACCTGAAGCGTTACAAAAGCTTTGCCTTGATTTGTTGAAAAGGCTTTAAGTCTTCAAGCCTCCATACGCAAAATGATTTTGCCGAGGTTCATAAAAAAAACGCAAAATAAAAACGGCGGCTGAACAATCAACCACCGTTTCAAAATTTTTAAGTCTCAGGAGCAGGTCGGAAAATCGCGGTCATAGCCCGCTTTCTCAACTGCAAATTGTTTTGCAATCCGCTTTAAATTATTTGCCCGCGCTTTTGGCAATATCGGGCTTCACGTTGTTATTGACGAGATAGTCCATCCAGCCAATCATCATTTCATCATAAGTCGGATCGCCCCAACGAATGTCTTGTTTGGCATTCGGATTATATTTATTCTTCTCCGAATTATCGAAATGCGCCGTGATAACCATGCGCGAACCTTTGGGAATCCATAGCGGCTTCTTGAGTTCATACATGGTCTGCCAGTTGAAATTAAACTTAGGCACCCAGAGCAAGGTTTCACGTTTGCCATCCGGGTATACAACCTCATATTTCATATCTTTGCCGCGCAAATGCATATGCGGCATGTAGGAGATAATTTGCACATCCTGTTTGAAGACTTTGCAGGAGGTCACCTGATGATTGGCTGCGCCAGATGGAATCTTAAATAAAAAGTTGCTGATGCCTTCGGTTTTAATCTCTTTTTTGGGCGGCTCTTTGCTGAATTTCAATCCGACGCTGGTGCGGTCTTTTTCAGGTTGTTCAAATGCGCCTTTGAAACTGGAATAGTGCAATTGAAAGACCACTACTGCGCCCGCCGGGATTCGTTTTGCCGTATCGGGCTGCCAGACATCTATACCGCGACCCGGCGCATATCCGGCTAAAAAGGTTCCCCGTCCGCCTTCGGCGCTGCTGCCTTCGTCATCATTATCAACCGCCAAACCTTTCGGCGCGTTGCAGCCATCATCAACCACCGGCGCTTCCGTCTTCACACGCGACAACGTGCCATCGCGGTAAAAAATTTCGGCGCGTTTATCACTGAGCCGCGCTCTTTGCCCTCCTGACTTTGCCAGTGTCTCAGGTGAAATAACAAACGCAATGACGTGATGCACAACCTTCTTGTTGCCGGGATGGATTTCGGCAGCCTGCACCCATTTGTCTTCTTTCAAATTGGTCGGCACATTGAAATATAAAATTTGATCGGAGGTTTTGGGATTGACGATTTGCTCTTGCGGCATCGAAACAATCATATCGGGTTTGCCAATTCGCCAACCACCATCAGCAAATGCCGGAGCCGGCGGCAAATCTTTGGGATTGCCTTCCTTGGCACCCTGGTCAACCCACGCCACCACGGTCTCGATGTCGGCTTGGCTCAGGCGGCAATCGTTGGCGAATTCCCCATACTGCGGGTCGGGACTCCACGGCGGCATCTCGCGACTCAGGACTTTCTCTTTTATCGATTTCGCCCACGGTCGCGATTCCTTGTAGCTCATCAACGACATCGGCGCAATGTCGTTCGCTCGGTGACACTCC encodes:
- a CDS encoding cytochrome c, yielding MTPKRFALVLLVFAAAIASVTFDISANSKTKRPVTYTKDIAPIFYKNCAECHRANDIAPMSLMSYKESRPWAKSIKEKVLSREMPPWSPDPQYGEFANDCRLSQADIETVVAWVDQGAKEGNPKDLPPAPAFADGGWRIGKPDMIVSMPQEQIVNPKTSDQILYFNVPTNLKEDKWVQAAEIHPGNKKVVHHVIAFVISPETLAKSGGQRARLSDKRAEIFYRDGTLSRVKTEAPVVDDGCNAPKGLAVDNDDEGSSAEGGRGTFLAGYAPGRGIDVWQPDTAKRIPAGAVVVFQLHYSSFKGAFEQPEKDRTSVGLKFSKEPPKKEIKTEGISNFLFKIPSGAANHQVTSCKVFKQDVQIISYMPHMHLRGKDMKYEVVYPDGKRETLLWVPKFNFNWQTMYELKKPLWIPKGSRMVITAHFDNSEKNKYNPNAKQDIRWGDPTYDEMMIGWMDYLVNNNVKPDIAKSAGK